In Limnochordia bacterium, a genomic segment contains:
- a CDS encoding DUF3795 domain-containing protein, whose product MIESRCGLCCSEFNCKEAFGFDCKGCALEEEIPWGECEIKVCCERKGLDHCGQCEEFPCEVLRQFSYDKTHGDNGLRIEQCRKWCSG is encoded by the coding sequence ATGATCGAGTCAAGATGCGGCTTGTGTTGTTCGGAGTTTAACTGCAAAGAGGCCTTTGGCTTTGATTGCAAAGGCTGTGCCTTAGAAGAGGAGATCCCCTGGGGAGAGTGCGAGATAAAGGTATGTTGCGAGAGGAAAGGGCTAGATCACTGTGGTCAGTGTGAGGAATTTCCCTGTGAAGTGCTAAGGCAGTTCTCCTATGACAAAACCCATGGTGATAATGGTTTGCGGATTGAGCAATGTAGGAAGTGGTGTAGCGGATAA